The Plasmodium vinckei vinckei genome assembly, chromosome: PVVCY_06 genome contains a region encoding:
- a CDS encoding kinesin-19, putative: MNNPAVVHICDIVQLSTGIAPEDVGNKNKENCRIDSDYLKNDSGDESYKVYDKSVTMPIDSDNDNYNFYKRNKYKGGSIQTTLNIEDSDVDNTIEYKIEENDLLIKDNESVGNNINKKEEKKIEELEEKEIIHNELDIKAIANKSEIGECADSNDVLDRHILNEKLCIDNVEQTFEISEIEVDTHNGDKNEILILQNFENNVTTENINENNLKCIDEVITQRNYLNDYENIGAKPLLCGEENENCSNTILKSLEDNSEYDNLDINWNKAQIKTCIRIKPSEFVENESKNIITQRGSNKILIDYGMKDKGKKKIEFLVDKVFYENSKQSDVWNSICFSIDSIFNFKNATIFAHGHTGTGKTYTMIGPDIMELIKKRKKKYRYNSRRIYPNELLVNTNSLKLSNNYNSNNCWYDRKRSCSQPLFNLPPKGIPLTNRNSSNFKRTFDIPYNFFNFRNNPKNNIDYVNENYSGKSEYYKTFSEYRSEYKPNFKFFKDDIQLILNSEKKGIIPRACEEIMNRISLLREKSSREFCYANEKYKNDSNVEDENNDNSDDRSNKYKQNDALLPNFKVYASYMQLYNDRIFDLLNPCIESQPYLSTLKSKFSNSTTFVNGLLTVEVNSCEELIELLIDGTSNRACRITKTNEMSTRSHSIFKIELRNVNNSKPEYFKSCSLLLIDLAGNEKYVASNEKSYTTEVCSINRSLSALSLCINELSKGNKNISYRNSILTRLLQDSIGGSNKTIFICTISPYVKNARDTLSSLKLVSKAKKIKFEIKNTNSYMYEEDIKKLKKELYFLKKFVFFQYITNKYENKKRLKRIKDLCFNMSLYENGNDASVVLNDISESWVDDKCKGSCVVRENCNSTRESSSDRTNESYAKEMEEEKCGNKEKLKRNDGISYESFSKFKNTNEKEIIDRNELNNVDSNIYKGIETIYKDYEVSSFNSLLHQWNMNKSSIKRIRDEFATSENDKKNLWFHHNGNVNKKGIMNFIDAHTVEYEIETEDEMCGEEEIGDNAVVGENILLDEYDNMHLEESEKDIFFDKECMGKSEKKDKVKKDEEININEHKEKNNEKKMKISNKNDVKRENIYNLNMNKDVSSVFNGKTNEYNTSPKKINKKVKTESERREKKCLKDTKKKYNSYNWNTDSYMCDNKKKTPLLKGSRKYVKLNKLNSSLNLEEEGNSSIGLDNNNYEDDSYGNSKPGSYGNSTIASLTESGDSEKCVKNSSCIPKKGERNKKNSKTSKMDDIFINSIGHSCNGNFMAQNKSTNFVNNAEINNMVINKVRDYDNLKSRGKYSGRPCNVKNNMVVNNNGMMGVVEIVKNENLCDDKINIKDDDSFYEKRKAERYRSTSENYNLNNLRNKTIIGKNKGEFSYYIEFDDTKDVNSNGSRDGSAYGSVVSCINEGGNSRGENGMKCRGSKKNDTIPYKKLKNDDSKLNVRKIENISNSAYNSNNNLILEIEQSWQSFEKKLEKKLKEKKIQKEMQIESCGRMNNNSNKISALEENKNRLVILKSKYEKILSDSKKQSRNNLKDYSYDLIRGNNANTCIDREKKCRSSNMCGNLNNGENGVIEKDGSNCSLNGRKISNISNDNIKENFVNNIINNCDNKFIDKGDIKYKEDSIDNNYDHKNSTHSNCISHYKKGMINNLNKIELTYNDKMGREKDSLNNTMSTNVNMSNLLDIENPKKGKEKTVNQIHNNLNNKNLHSQNLGNSYIYKFEVKKKGNITNDRGETEKREGNKYNSMDKDIKEYNKNKIKERKECLVNDPNQKNMFSISNKVSSGISNGENISLVVSKNKSIIDSNNCYWVMNSTGNSEYLDRDIRSNRHKYGIVNKYVENCYVNTIGHENNSDTKHVCMEKGKPGETPQKMHKINFFYQNDSSNNNNDFFGKEEHNGLIQNYNYMYRHIQEGNEKNECGNSIGLRNKNSRNGGYIGSTNKINNRNDISNVTNLNKSICGKYIIRNNIVCSNRFEKLIENGDKNENKILSNIEFLSSDIIRSNNMNGKICFENSKGYESKICRNNDMVRRKDENNGTALYGCFFSNKNNGDDVVDNQKKIKQSVYQDNKRGNVQSMEYKNSNKNQHFSNYGINRVK, from the coding sequence TAAAAGCTATTGCTAATAAAAGTGAGATTGGTGAATGCGCAGACAGCAATGATGTATTGGATAGACACATtctaaatgaaaaattgtGTATTGACAATGTAGAGCAAACCTTTGAAATAAGCGAAATCGAAGTAGATACACATAATGGGGATAAGAACGAAATATTGATTTTgcaaaattttgaaaataatgtaacTACGGAGAACATAAATGAGAATAATTTGAAATGTATTGATGAGGTCATAACACAAAGGAATTACTTGAATGATTATGAAAACATAGGAGCAAAACCATTATTGTGTGGTGAAGAAAATGAGAATTGCTCAAAtactattttaaaaagtttagAAGATAATTCAGAGTATGATAACTTAGACATTAATTGGAATAAAGCCCAGATAAAGACATGTATTAGAATTAAGCCATCCGAATTTGTAGAAAAcgaatcaaaaaatattattacacaAAGAggttcaaataaaatattaatagatTATGGAATGAAAGATaaaggtaaaaaaaaaatagaatttTTGGTTGATAAagttttttatgaaaatagtaAGCAATCTGATGTATGGAATagtatttgtttttctatagattcaatttttaattttaaaaatgctACAATATTTGCTCATGGGCATACTGGGACAGGTAAAACATATACTATGATAGGGCCTGATATTATGGAATTAATTAagaaacgaaaaaaaaaatatagatataattCTAGAAGGATATATCCAAATGAATTATTAGTGAATACTAATAGTTTAAAACTGTCAAATAATTACAACAGTAATAATTGTTGGTATGATAGAAAGCGATCGTGTTCTCAGCCTCTATTTAATTTACCTCCTAAAGGAATCCCTTTAACAAATAGAAATTCAAGTAACTTTAAGCGAACTTTTGATATAccttataatttttttaattttcgaAATAATccgaaaaataatatagactatgttaatgaaaattattctGGGAAATCTGAGtattataaaacattttctGAATATAGAAGTGAATACAAAcctaattttaaattttttaaagacgATATccaattaattttaaattcagaaaaaaaaggaattaTACCTCGGGCATGTGaagaaataatgaataGGATATCGTTGTTAAGGGAGAAGAGTTCTCGTGAATTTTGTTAtgcaaatgaaaaatataagaatgATAGCAATGTTGAGGATGAAAATAACGATAATAGTGATGATCgaagtaataaatataagcaAAATGATGCATTACTCCCAAATTTTAAAGTGTATGCTTCTTATATGCAATTATATAACGACAGAATATTTGATTTGTTAAACCCATGCATTGAATCACAACCATATTTAAGTACattaaaatcaaaattttcaaatagTACTACATTTGTTAACGGATTATTAACTGTTGAAGTGAATAGTTGCGAAGAACTAATAGAATTATTAATTGATGGTACAAGTAATAGAGCTTGTAGAATAAccaaaacaaatgaaatgTCAACACGATCACattctatatttaaaatagaaTTAAGGAATGTAAATAATTCGAAACCTGAATATTTCAAGTCATGtagtttattattaattgatTTAGCAGGGAATGAAAAGTATGTAGCATCTAATGAGAAATCGTATACAACAGAAGTATGTTCAATAAACAGAAGTTTATCCGCCTTGTCATTGTgtataaatgaattatcAAAAGGcaataaaaacataagtTATAGAAATTCGATATTAACAAGATTATTACAAGATTCTATAGGAGGAtctaataaaacaatttttatttgtacaATATCAccatatgtaaaaaatgcaCGTGACACATTGTCTTCATTAAAATTAGTATctaaagcaaaaaaaattaaattcgAAATAAAGAATACTAATTCTTATATGTATGaagaagatataaaaaaattaaaaaaggaattatattttttgaaaaagtttgttttttttcaatatataaCGAATAAGTACGAAAATAAGAAAAGGCTAAAAAGGATAAAGgatttatgttttaatatGTCACTTTATGAAAATGGAAATGATGCTTCTGTTGtattaaatgatatatcTGAGAGTTGGGTCGATGATAAATGCAAAGGCAGTTGTGTTGTAAGGGAGAATTGTAATAGCACACGAGAAAGTAGCAGCGACAGAACAAATGAAAGCTATGCTAAAGAAATGGAGGAAGAAAAATGTGGCAATAaggaaaaattaaagagaAATGATGGTATATCTTATGAATCATTTTccaaatttaaaaacacaaatgaaaaagaaattatcGATAGAAATGAGCTAAATAATGTTGAtagtaatatttataaaggTATAGAAACAATATACAAGGATTATGAAGTTAGttcatttaattcattattgCATCAATggaatatgaataaatcGAGCATTAAAAGGATAAGAGATGAATTTGCAACAagtgaaaatgataaaaaaaatctttGGTTCCATCATAATggaaatgtaaataaaaagggtATTATGAATTTTATTGATGCTCATACTGTTGAATATGAAATAGAAACTGAAGATGAAATGTGTGGTGAAGAGGAGATCGGTGATAATGCAGTTGTTGGGGAAAATATCTTACTTGATGAATATGATAACATGCATTTGGAAGAGTCTGAAaaggatatattttttgataaagaATGTATGGGAAAAAgcgaaaaaaaagacaaagtGAAAAAGGATGAGGAAATCAACATAAATGAGCATAAAGAAAagaataatgaaaaaaaaatgaaaataagcaataaaaatgatgtaaaaagagaaaatatatataatttaaatatgaataagGATGTAAGCAGCGTTTTTAATGgtaaaacaaatgaatataatacatcccctaaaaaaattaataaaaaagtaaaaaccGAAAGTGAAcgaagagaaaaaaaatgtctaAAAGATacgaagaaaaaatataattcttATAACTGGAATACGGATAGTTATATGtgtgataataaaaaaaagacgcCATTATTAAAGGGATCTAGGAAATATGTCAAGTTGAATAAACTTAATAGCTCATTAAATTTGGAAGAAGAGGGTAATAGTTCCATCGGCcttgataataataattatgaggATGATAGTTACGGCAATTCAAAACCTGGATCATATGGCAATTCTACCATTGCAAGTTTAACTGAGTCAGGAGATAGTGaaaaatgtgtaaaaaatagttcATGTATTCCTAAAAAAGgagaaagaaataaaaaaaatagtaaaactAGCAAGATGGATgacattttcattaattcgATAGGGCATTCATGTAATGGCAATTTTATGGctcaaaataaaagtacaaattttgttaataatgcagagataaataatatggtAATAAACAAAGTGAGGGATTATGATAATCTAAAAAGTAGGGGGAAATATAGTGGAAGACCATGTAatgtgaaaaataatatggttGTAAACAATAATGGAATGATGGGTGTTGTTGAAATAgtcaaaaatgaaaatctttgtgatgataaaattaatataaaagatgatgattcattttatgaaaaaagaaaagccGAACGATATAGATCAACTAGTGAGAATTACAACTTGAATAATTTAAGgaataaaacaattatagGAAAAAACAAGGGCGAgttttcatattatattgaaTTTGATGATACAAAAGATGTAAATAGTAATGGTAGCAGAGATGGGAGTGCATATGGAAGTGTAGTGTCTTGTATAAATGAAGGTGGTAATTCACGTGGTGAAAATGGTATGAAATGTAGGGGAAGCAAAAAGAACGACACCATTCCATataagaaattaaaaaatgacgACTCTAAGCTTAATGTAagaaaaattgaaaatataagtaaTAGTGCATATAATAGCAATAACAATCTTATCTTAGAAATCGAACAAAGTTGGCAGAGTTTCGAAAAAAagttagaaaaaaaattaaaagaaaaaaaaatacaaaaagaaATGCAAATAGAAAGTTGCGGTagaatgaataataattcaaataaaataagcgCACTAGAAGAGAATAAAAATCGGCTagtaattttaaaaagtaagtatgaaaaaatattatcagaCTCGAAAAAGCAAAGCAGAAATAATTTGAAGGATTATTCTTACGATTTGATAAGGGGTAATAATGCTAATACATGTATAGATCGAGAAAAGAAATGCAGAAGCAGCAACATGTGTGGTAATTTGAATAATGGAGAAAATGGTGTAATCGAGAAAGATGGTTCAAATTGCAGTTTGAATGGCAGAAAAATAAGTAACATAagtaatgataatattaagGAAAATTTTGTTAACAACATTATAAACAACTGTGataacaaatttatagATAAGGgagatataaaatataaagaagattctattgataataattatgatcataaaaatagtacACACTCGAATTGTATTAgtcattataaaaaaggtatgataaataatttgaataaaattgagttaacatataatgataaaatggGTAGAGAAAAGGACAGTTTAAATAATACGATGAGTACTAATGTAAATATGAGCAATTTATTAGACATTGAAAATCCTAAAAAGGGAAAAGAGAAAACAGTAAATCAaattcataataatttgaataataaaaatcttCATTCTCAAAATTTGGGGAATTcctatatttataagtttgaagttaaaaaaaaagggaataTAACAAATGATCGTGGTGAGACAGAAAAAAGAGAAggcaataaatataattcgaTGGATAAAGATATCAAGGAATATAATaagaacaaaattaaagagAGAAAAGAATGTTTGGTTAATGATCCTAATcagaaaaatatgttttccATATCAAATAAGGTTAGTAGTGGGATAAGTAATGgtgaaaatataagtttGGTAGTgtctaaaaataaaagtattatTGATTCAAATAATTGTTATTGGGTTATGAACAGTACAGGAAATAGTGAGTATTTGGATCGAGATATTCGATCAAATAGGCATAAGTATGGaattgtaaataaatatgtagaaAACTGTTATGTAAATACAATAGGtcatgaaaataattcagaTACAAAGCATGTGTGCATGGAAAAGGGCAAACCAGGTGAAACCCCtcaaaaaatgcataaaataaattttttttatcaaaatgaTAGCagtaacaataataatgatttttttgGAAAAGAAGAACATAATGGGTTGATTCAAAATTacaattatatgtataggCATATTCAGGAAGGTAATGAAAAGAATGAATGTGGAAATAGTATCGGATTacgtaataaaaatagtagaAATGGTGGTTATATTGGGAGCACAAATAAGATAAACAATAGGAATGATATTAGCAATGTTACGAATTTGAATAAAAGTATCTGTGGGAAATACATTATAAGAAACAATATTGTTTGTTCAAATCGGTTTGAGAAATTAATAGAAAATGgggataaaaatgaaaataaaattttatcgAATATTGAATTTTTATCGAGTGATATAATTCGaagtaataatatgaatggtaaaatatgttttgaAAATAGTAAAGGATATGAATCTAAAATATGTAGGAATAATGATATGGTTAGAAGgaaagatgaaaataatggtACAGCTTTATATGgatgttttttttcgaacAAGAATAATGGAGATGATGTGGTTgataatcaaaaaaaaataaaacaatcaGTTTATCAAGATAATAAGAGGGGAAATGTTCAAAGTATGGAATATAAGAactcaaataaaaatcagcatttttcaaattatgGAATAAATAGAGTAAAATGA
- a CDS encoding exonuclease I, putative — MGISNLLQFLKPIIKNTHISKYENGVVGVDIMCWIHRGLISCAFDIVTDNHNENYLSFIEKMLETIHQYNIKVIFVFDGEELPEKKKENLIRKARREKAKEEALEIIKKVKHPRSNELVIKKCIQAISVSKEIIQSVINFCKKKNIYYIISPYEADAQLSYLCRMGFISCAISEDSDLLVYGCPRVLYKFKNTGECNEITLMPINDLLDPDIINKIKNPISDSFNQFYITPIKSIQNDESNLSDSFISYEENESPIPRRKRRRNTKKDKKKKKKLKKNHKQLVDQSSDANEEIYNSKNKQNIQNKQDPDQSCNKVMKTYINNFYWPEELYKLKYFNLDMFLAMCILSGCDYTNDFHITGMGIKTAFNLIYEYKTIQNIFSFLISHDKWKNKIPQNLNSLDKLMEKYNEIKNAFLQHQVYDFILNKKVPIHQSFGSFFKEETSNLLCNSDDMDNRFKLSDDVFVHKVIESSLFFDFSKFDNKCLNDSLEDVIDQTEEEDEEKILKLEKLEKSDNDATRSPFLKNLTPRRLLLSNSSFDNKQELQNRDNINNLDKIFKNFTSECFEYLEISPGIVEKHKQINPTDSQYDNKSELNLISKNIKSEHEHEPNLSNILLSSQNSNPNNDIKNHITLIKTKNDEDQFTNPIFLSKLNEFENNKFMESTSNQDDHTHEQTPNHQLDIRQNLTISNDHDLPSTNITTQNTDKKNTQIKSAKNLYENMKKTFTLFKTLGDKDEISHDLKSPQKNTIIHENTIQDPQNYVKKNENNTFVPPLNRSKLHIKTKNSNGQLQITNFFKNPHKDELINNNNNTLNHFEQTNDQNSNHIYTSPNKLKKIKTDEISTDHDKDIHNEDTTDKDFLNTDWKNAKISIHSSKLTQNNSTTFQNKTQENDKNINLDYMLQNLNYNYQPKIQKLNTFDYFKEKENDPHYNPYKDNTS; from the coding sequence ATGGGAATTTCTaatttattacaatttttgaaacctataataaaaaatacacataTTAGTAAGTATGAAAATGGAGTCGTGGGGGTTGATATTATGTGTTGGATTCATAGGGGACTTATAAGTTGTGCCTTTGATATCGTTACAGATAAtcataatgaaaattatttaagctttattgaaaaaatgcTAGAAACTATTCatcaatataatattaaagttatatttgtttttgaTGGGGAAGAACTaccagaaaaaaaaaaagaaaatttaataaggAAAGCACGACGAGAAAAAGCAAAAGAAGAAGCCCttgaaattattaaaaaagttaaacACCCAAGAAGTAATGAACttgtaattaaaaaatgcattCAAGCAATAAGTGTATCAAAAGAAATTATTCAATCtgttattaatttttgtaaaaaaaaaaatatatattatattatttcacCTTATGAAGCTGATGCTCAATTGTCTTATCTATGTCGTATGGGTTTTATTTCATGTGCTATTAGTGAAGATAGTGATTTGCTAGTTTATGGATGTCCTAgagttttatataaatttaaaaatacagGAGAATGTAATGAAATTACTTTAATGCCTATCAATGATTTACTAGACCCAgatattataaacaaaatcaAAAATCCTATATCTGATTCTTTCAACCAATTCTATATAACCCCAATTAAAAGTATACAAAATGATGAATCAAATCTTTCTGattcttttatttcctatgaagaaaatgaaagtCCCATACCTCGTCGCAAAAGACGaagaaatacaaaaaaagacaaaaaaaaaaaaaaaaaacttaaaaaaaatcataaacAACTCGTAGATCAAAGTAGTGATGcaaatgaagaaatatataattcaaaaaataaacaaaatatacaaaataaacaagATCCTGATCAAAGCTGTAACAAGGTCATGAAAACATATAtcaacaatttttattggcCTGAAGAATTATACaagttaaaatatttcaatcTTGATATGTTTCTAGCTATGTGTATATTAAGTGGTTGTGATTATACTAACGATTTTCATATTACTGGAATGGGAATAAAAACTGCATtcaatttaatatatgaatataaaacgatacaaaatattttttcttttctaaTTTCACATgataaatggaaaaataaaataccccaaaatttaaattcatTAGATAAGttaatggaaaaatataatgaaatcAAAAATGCATTTTTACAACATCAAGTTTATGATTTTATTCTGAACAAAAAAGTCCCAATACATCAATCGTTTGGAAGTTTTTTCAAAGAAGAAACTTCAAATCTTTTATGTAATTCAGATGATATGGATAATCGTTTCAAACTTTCTGATGATGTTTTTGTTCATAAAGTTATCGAAtcttcacttttttttgacTTCTCGAAATTTGACAACAAATGTTTGAATGACTCACTAGAGGATGTAATCGACCAAACGGAAGAGGAAGACGAAGAAAAAATCCTAAAACTTGaaaaattggaaaaatCGGATAACGATGCTACCAGAAGTCCattcttaaaaaatttaactCCACGTCGTCTTCTGCTTTCCAACTCATCATTTGATAACAAACAAGAACTACAAAATCGGGACAACATAAATAACcttgataaaatatttaaaaatttcacATCAGAAtgttttgaatatttagaGATATCACCAGGTATTGTTGAAAaacataaacaaataaatccCACTGATTCCcaatatgataataaatcCGAATTAAATCTTATtagcaaaaatataaaatccGAACATGAACACGAACCCAATTTGTCTAACATTTTACTTTCTTCCCAAAATTCCAATCCTAATAATGATATCAAAAATCATATAACTCTTATAAAAACTAAAAACGATGAAGATCAATTTACCAatcctatttttttatcaaaacttaatgaatttgaaaataataaatttatggaATCGACATCAAACCAAGATGATCACACACATGAACAAACCCCTAATCACCAATTGGACATAAGACAAAATCTGACCATATCTAATGATCATGATTTGCCTTCAACCAATATTACCACTCAAAATacagataaaaaaaatactcaaataaaaagtgcAAAAAAtctttatgaaaatatgaaaaaaacatttactTTATTCAAAACTTTAGGAGATAAAGACGAAATTAGTCATGATCTTAAGTCAcctcaaaaaaatacaatcaTACATGAAAACACAATTCAAGATCCTCAAAATTatgtcaaaaaaaatgaaaataatacttTTGTTCCTCCTTTAAACAGAAGTAAGTTACacataaaaacaaaaaattctAATGGCCAATTACAAataacaaatttttttaaaaacccTCACAAGgatgaattaataaataacaaCAATAATACCCTCAATCATTTTGAACAGACAAATGATCAAAACAgtaatcatatttatacttCTCCCaataaacttaaaaaaattaaaacagaTGAAATATCAACAGATCACGATAAAGATATTCATAATGAAGATACAACAGATAAAGACTTTCTCAACACTGATTggaaaaatgcaaaaatatCTATCCATTCTTCAAAATTGacacaaaataattcaacTACCTTccaaaataaaacacaAGAAAAcgacaaaaatattaaccTCGATTATATGCTTCAAAACCTAAACTATAATTATCAAccaaaaatacaaaaattaaacaCCTTCGATTATTTTaaggaaaaagaaaatgaccCACATTATAATCCATACAAGGACAACACTTCGTGA
- a CDS encoding mago nashi protein homologue, putative → MSKKDKFSFRYYVGHKGKFGHEFLEFEFNSKGRLRYANNSNYKNDKIIRKEAYVSKSVLNELKRIIEESEICKESDKLWPEPDKVGKQELEIVLDGKEYFFMTSKIGSLSDVKQCEDPEGLRVFYYLIQDLKCFIFSLICLHFRVILYKNKYFFIFGFSFFFRMYNIGYTNMEKEPNFFNTEMNNTTPILIHFFFFFSD, encoded by the exons ATGTccaaaaaagataaattttcttttagatatta tgTTGGACATAAAGGGAAATTTGGGCATGAATTTTTGGAGTTTGAATTTAACTCCAAAGGAAGACTGAGATATGCGAACAACTCAAATTACAAGAAcgataaaattataagaaaGGAAG cCTATGTAAGTAAATCTGTACTAAACGAACTAAAACGAATAATTGAAGAATCAGAGATTTGCAAAGAATCTGATAAATTATGGCCAGAACCTGATAAAGTAGGAAAACAAGAATTAGAAATAGTTTTAGATGGAAAAGAATACTTTTTTATGACTTCAAAAATTGGATCTCTATCTGATGTTAAACAATGTGAAGATCCTGAAGGTTTAAgagttttttattatttaatacaaGATTTGAAGTGTTTTATCTTTTCACTTATTTGTTTACATTTTAGGGTAATCTTATATAAGAAcaagtatttttttatttttggtttttcattttttttccgaATGTATAACATTGGTTACACAAATATGGAAAAGGAACCcaacttttttaatactgAAATGAATAATACAACCCcaattttaattcatttttttttttttttttcagattAA